Proteins from a genomic interval of Hornefia porci:
- a CDS encoding acyl-CoA dehydratase activase, translated as MYLGIDIGSSSSKVAILSEKKELAAISIINLGTGTDAPAKAMEEAFTRAGITRDDIDYTVATGYGRITFEAADRQITEITCHAKGVAWLSEGARTIVDIGGQDAKVIRLNSRGQVENFVMNEKCAAGTGRFLEVMARVLGCRLDELSDLADQSTKEVAISSVCTVFAESEVISRLAVGEKIADVARGAHVSIARRVAGLCSRVGCEPEVVMTGGVALNANVVDALSRELGCLVEVVPHCQAAGAIGAAIFAWEAGTKEKGK; from the coding sequence GTGTATTTAGGAATTGACATCGGCTCATCCTCTTCCAAGGTCGCGATTCTCAGCGAGAAGAAGGAACTGGCGGCGATCTCGATTATCAATCTCGGCACGGGGACGGACGCCCCGGCGAAGGCGATGGAGGAAGCCTTTACCCGGGCGGGAATCACCCGCGATGACATCGATTACACGGTCGCCACAGGCTACGGAAGAATCACATTTGAGGCTGCGGACCGGCAGATCACGGAGATCACATGCCATGCCAAGGGAGTCGCCTGGCTTTCAGAGGGTGCGCGCACCATCGTCGATATCGGGGGGCAGGACGCCAAGGTGATCCGCCTGAACTCCAGAGGGCAGGTGGAGAACTTCGTGATGAACGAGAAGTGCGCCGCCGGGACAGGCCGGTTTCTGGAGGTGATGGCAAGGGTTCTGGGATGCCGGTTGGACGAGCTTTCCGACCTTGCGGATCAGTCGACAAAGGAGGTCGCCATCAGCAGCGTGTGTACCGTATTCGCGGAAAGTGAAGTGATCTCCAGGCTGGCGGTGGGAGAAAAAATCGCTGACGTGGCGCGCGGGGCTCACGTTTCCATCGCCCGGCGTGTCGCGGGACTGTGCAGCCGTGTGGGCTGCGAGCCGGAGGTGGTCATGACAGGCGGAGTCGCCCTGAACGCTAACGTAGTGGACGCACTGTCGCGGGAACTGGGATGCCTGGTGGAGGTTGTGCCTCACTGTCAGGCGGCGGGTGCGATCGGAGCCGCGATTTTCGCCTGGGAGGCAGGAACAAAGGAGAAAGGAAAATGA
- the fabZ gene encoding 3-hydroxyacyl-ACP dehydratase FabZ: protein MSISMDREEIKTVIPHRDPMLLVDEVVDMEPEKKITTKFFVDPEREIFEGHFPGDPVLPGVYTVEIMAQASDILILSAERYAGKVPLFIGINNVKFKSPIRPGDTLEIHSEMTYEKKEKAVVTCSAEVYDNGVLACTGDVTLAMR, encoded by the coding sequence ATGAGTATAAGCATGGATCGTGAGGAGATAAAGACAGTCATTCCTCACAGAGATCCGATGCTCCTTGTCGATGAGGTCGTCGATATGGAGCCGGAGAAAAAAATCACGACAAAGTTCTTTGTGGATCCGGAGCGCGAGATCTTCGAGGGGCATTTCCCCGGCGACCCGGTGCTCCCGGGAGTCTATACCGTGGAGATTATGGCGCAGGCCTCAGACATTCTTATTTTGTCGGCGGAGCGGTATGCGGGGAAGGTCCCGCTGTTCATCGGAATCAACAACGTGAAATTCAAGAGTCCGATACGGCCGGGAGACACCCTGGAAATCCACTCGGAAATGACTTATGAAAAGAAGGAGAAGGCTGTCGTGACCTGCTCGGCGGAGGTGTATGACAACGGCGTGCTGGCGTGCACCGGGGACGTGACCCTGGCGATGAGATAA